A section of the Anabaena cylindrica PCC 7122 genome encodes:
- a CDS encoding homospermidine biosynthesis protein translates to MSKQQGKKISPIPMPADIGVVDLINNYFTAYNSARLREACQLLSHDVFTDGVTVGVSLSGAMTPAGFGVSALAPLIRNGFIDWMISTGANLYHDMHYGLGFELFAGSPFLDDVKLREEGTIRIYDIIFGYDVLLETDAFIRKILQAEPFQKRMGTAEFHYLLGKYVREVEKQLGVKNSCLLATAYECGVPIYTSSPGDSSIGMNVAALALEGSKLILDPAIDVNETAAIAYGARETEGKSAAVIIGGGSPKNFLLQTQPQIHEVLGLEERGHDFFVQFTDARPDTGGLSGATPAEAVSWGKIDPDELPSTIVCYTDSTIALPLVTAYVLNQCQPRTLKRLYDRRDQLLGTLQKDYLAAKDKPASETNSQQAATYPCGTPVKK, encoded by the coding sequence ATGTCAAAACAGCAAGGTAAAAAAATCTCACCCATCCCAATGCCAGCCGATATTGGAGTGGTTGATTTGATTAATAATTACTTCACCGCTTACAACTCAGCACGCTTGCGAGAAGCCTGTCAACTACTCAGTCATGATGTATTTACAGACGGGGTTACAGTGGGGGTTAGCCTTTCTGGCGCGATGACACCAGCCGGATTTGGTGTTTCTGCCCTTGCACCCTTAATTCGCAATGGTTTTATTGACTGGATGATTAGCACAGGTGCAAATCTTTACCATGATATGCACTACGGTTTGGGTTTTGAACTTTTTGCGGGTAGTCCGTTTTTAGATGATGTCAAATTGCGCGAAGAAGGTACCATCAGAATCTATGACATTATTTTTGGCTATGATGTGCTACTAGAAACTGACGCTTTTATTCGCAAAATTCTGCAAGCGGAACCTTTTCAAAAGCGCATGGGAACAGCTGAATTTCATTATTTGCTGGGTAAGTATGTGCGAGAAGTAGAAAAGCAATTAGGTGTCAAAAATTCTTGTTTGTTAGCCACAGCTTATGAATGTGGCGTACCGATTTATACTTCTTCTCCTGGTGACAGTTCCATTGGCATGAATGTAGCAGCATTAGCATTGGAAGGCTCAAAGTTGATATTAGATCCAGCTATTGACGTAAATGAAACAGCGGCTATTGCTTATGGTGCAAGGGAAACAGAGGGTAAAAGTGCGGCTGTAATTATCGGTGGTGGCAGTCCTAAAAACTTTTTATTGCAAACACAACCACAAATTCACGAAGTACTAGGACTAGAAGAACGGGGACATGATTTCTTTGTCCAGTTTACCGACGCTAGACCAGATACAGGGGGTTTGTCAGGGGCAACTCCAGCCGAAGCTGTCAGCTGGGGTAAGATTGACCCAGATGAGTTACCTAGCACCATTGTTTGTTATACAGATAGTACGATCGCTCTGCCATTGGTTACAGCTTATGTTCTCAATCAATGTCAACCTCGTACTCTGAAACGTTTGTATGATAGACGAGATCAATTGTTAGGCACATTACAAAAAGACTACCTAGCGGCTAAAGACAAGCCAGCAAGTGAAACTAATTCACAGCAAGCGGCTACTTATCCCTGCGGTACACCAGTGAAAAAATAA
- the bcp gene encoding thioredoxin-dependent thiol peroxidase, with the protein MADIPQTGQSAPDFTTPDQNEKPITLADFSEWIVLYFYPKDDTPGCTTEAKDFTDLASEFTTVGAKIIGVSPDSSKAHCKFIDKHQLSITLLSDPEHQLIEAYGAWRLKKFMGKEYMGVARSTFLISPDKIIAYSWPNVKTKGHAQAVLTKLQTLTVK; encoded by the coding sequence ATGGCCGACATTCCCCAAACCGGACAATCAGCACCCGACTTCACCACCCCAGACCAAAACGAAAAACCAATTACTCTAGCTGACTTCAGTGAGTGGATAGTCCTCTATTTTTACCCCAAAGATGACACTCCGGGATGCACCACAGAAGCCAAAGACTTCACTGATTTAGCTTCAGAATTTACCACTGTAGGAGCTAAAATCATCGGTGTCAGTCCAGATTCATCTAAAGCACATTGCAAATTTATCGACAAACATCAATTATCAATTACCCTGTTAAGTGATCCAGAACATCAATTAATAGAAGCCTATGGTGCTTGGAGGTTAAAAAAATTTATGGGTAAAGAATATATGGGTGTTGCTCGTTCAACTTTTTTGATTTCACCCGATAAAATCATAGCCTACTCTTGGCCTAATGTAAAAACAAAAGGTCATGCCCAAGCAGTATTGACAAAATTGCAAACATTAACAGTTAAATAA